A region of the Silene latifolia isolate original U9 population chromosome 9, ASM4854445v1, whole genome shotgun sequence genome:
CTCAAGGTTTTGTTTTAATCCCCATTTTGTctattattactccctccgtcccggtcatttgtttacgtattCCATTTTGGCAtgtcttagtcaattgtttatTATATAGAGGGATTATTATTTATGAAAGATTTGACGTTGTAATTTGATTCTTAATTTGTAGGTTATCCGCCAGAAGGGTATCCGAAAGACGCGTACCCGCCACCAGGATACCCGGCACAGGGGTATCCACAAGGCGGGTACCCGCCTCCACAAGGTGGGTACCCACCACAAGGATACCCTCCTCAAGGGTATCCTCCTCCTTATGCCCCTCAGTATGCTcagcctcctcctcaacaacagcaacAAAGTGTCGGTTTCATGGAGGGATGGTATCGTCTTTGTTCACACTCTTTTCGTTTTTCTTATATTAGATCTGCATTTTGTTTACTTGCATGTGTGGGTTTAGCCTTTTTTGGAGAGAGAGAGGGGGCCAATTTGTGTGATGGTAACATGGGGTTA
Encoded here:
- the LOC141599671 gene encoding uncharacterized protein LOC141599671, whose product is MSYYNQQQPPVGVPPPQGYPPEGYPKDAYPPPGYPAQGYPQGGYPPPQGGYPPQGYPPQGYPPPYAPQYAQPPPQQQQQSVGFMEGCLAALCCCCLLDACF